The Cloeon dipterum chromosome X, ieCloDipt1.1, whole genome shotgun sequence genome includes a window with the following:
- the LOC135947358 gene encoding transient receptor potential channel pyrexia-like, with translation MMTSERISSIRTRRNSYLYERYHELESVKKHLEVNLGEIKGQLNGLVAFNNLNEIQQALSTGVLHVLDDLTEHQFDVLFLASACRGDFQTLNLMLSKSSTRLPDIQFKKMNALHLAIVFRHSTCVEAFLVSEELRNLWLSSTYEGYRPLHLATFHKCSECVDVIVNYIRHELELNKRASRPPYVTPLHIAAMLDCSAVAKTLLEAGADSEVTLQVETYTPLHLAALYDNTLTAEVLLQMGASLKATTPEGMSALALVEIHVPQALTCMLDSCIKLETTKEYRIITFDTRLLMEEPNKIRTSLLSLFVSSNCIHGLTHPVCKTIIEDKWARVRKWYLPHFTLSFFLTLFTTISILASRTCLCKFSAKSSYIECKSSCSGIFSSTFTATFVVEMSRVLLAPLIFYKAARKSCGIFVLSSQPTHLLSLASHFKKISNLTEWFCLITTMCIILTDQENTQILNDLSPVVVLLSWFHFMFLFEKLPWYGTYISMYEHVLKSYLKLLSAYIWLFIGYSIAFTMIFQANPDFTYPLKSLSRTMVMMTGEYEYENLFRTNGTSMLQLNDNLSQATAYIIFLTFIIALPIILMNMLIGIVVHDVTDMKKNAKIATMRRTIRLVEHLELIGDTVRGCLGLTEDGAACRQLSDDFMIVYKITKKELICKEALAEAINIALHNSAYG, from the exons ATGATGACATCTGAGAGAATATCTTCCAT ccgGACCAGGAGGAACAGTTATTTGTACGAGCGGTACCATGAGCTGGAATCGGTGAAGAAGCACCTGGAAGTCAACCTGGGTGAGATCAAAGGTCAGCTGAACGGCCTGGTGGCGTTCAACAACCTAAACGAAATCCAGCAGGCCTTATCAACCGGCGTCTTGCACGTGCTGGACGACCTGACCGAACATCAGTTCGACGTGTTGTTCCTGGCCTCAGCGTGCAGAGGAGACTTTCAGACCTTGAACCTGATGCTGAGCAAGAGCAGCACGCGGCTGCCCGACATCCAGTTCAAAAAGATGAACGCGCTGCACCTGGCCATCGTGTTCAGGCACAGCACTTGCGTCGAGGCCTTCCTCGTGTCCGAGGAGCTGAGGAACCTGTGGCTTAGCTCCACCTACGAGGGCTACCGGCCACTGCACCTGGCCACCTTTCATAAGTGTTCAGAGTGCGTCGATGTGATCGTCAACTACATCAGGCACGAGTTGGAGCTGAACAAGCGTGCGTCGCGTCCGCCGTACGTCACGCCGTTGCACATTGCCGCCATGTTGGACTGCTCAGCGGTGGCCAAGACGCTACTCGAGGCTGGTGCCGACTCGGAGGTGACGTTGCAAGTCGAAACCTACACGCCACTGCACCTGGCCGCGCTCTACGACAACACCCTGACCGCCGAGGTGCTGCTCCAGATGGGCGCCAGCCTCAAGGCTACCACGCCGGAAGGCATGTCGGCCCTGGCACTGGTCGAGATCCACGTTCCACAGGCGCTGACCTGCATGCTCGACTCGTGTATCAAACTGGAGACCACCAAGGAGTACCGCATCATCACCTTCGACACGAGGTTGCTGATGGAGGAACCAAACAAAATCCGAACGTCGCTGCTCAGCTTATTTGTGTCTAGCAACTGTATTCACGGCCTCACACATCCAGTTTGCAAGACCATCATCGAGGACAAGTGGGCCAGGGTCCGCAAGTGGTACCTACCGCACTTCACACTCAGTTTTTTCCTCACCCTCTTCACGACCATCTCCATCCTGGCGTCTCGCACCTGCCTCTGCAAATTTTCTGCCAAATCTAG TTACATAGAATGCAAAAGCTCCTGCTCTGGAATTTTCTCGTCAACCTTCACGGCGACGTTCGTGGTTGAGATGAGTCGCGTTCTATTGGCGCCGCTCATCTTCTACAAAGCGGCCAGGAAATCATGTGGTATTTTTGTCCTTTCAAGTCAGCCGACGCACCTGCTGAGCCTTGCATcgcatttcaagaaaatcagcaATCTTACCGAGTGGTTCTGCCTCATTACGACGATGTGTATCATTCTGACCGACCAGGAAAATACTCAAATACTGAACGACCTGAGTCCGGTCGTGGTGCTACTATCCTGGTTCCATTTCATGTTTCTGTTCGAAAAACTTCCCTGGTACGGCACCTACATCTCCATGTACGAGCACGTACTCAAGAGCTACCTCAAATTGCTGTCTGCCTACATTTGGCTCTTCATCGGCTACTCCATCGCCTTCACCATGATCTTCCAAGCCAATCCGGACTTCACTTACCCTCTCAAGTCGCTCTCGAGGACTATGGTCATGATGACCGGCGAGTATGAGTACGAAAACCTGTTCCGCACCAACGGCACCAGCATGCTACAACTGAACGACAATTTGTCCCAAGCGACCGCCTACATAATTTTTCTGACCTTCATCATCGCCTTGCCTATCATCCTGATGAACATGCTCATCGGTATTGTCGTGCACGACGTAACGGACATGAAGAAAAACGCGAAAATCGCCACTATGCGCCGCACCATTCGGCTGGTCGAGCACTTGGAGCTTATTGGAGACACGGTTCGCGGGTGTTTGGGCCTGACCGAGGATGGCGCCGCGTGTCGCCAACTGTCCGACGACTTTATGATCGTGTACAAAATCACGAAAAAGGAGCTTATCTGCAAGGAGGCGCTTGCCGAGGCCATAAACATCGCCCTGCACAACTCGGCTTACggttaa